From one Prochlorococcus marinus str. MIT 0912 genomic stretch:
- the panB gene encoding 3-methyl-2-oxobutanoate hydroxymethyltransferase — MQTTELVRFKKFGKQIIVLTAWDAISSSIVEAAGADVVLVGDSLGMVVLGHATTLPVTLDQILHHTQAVCRGFSKPLSEQPLVVCDLPFLSYQCGEDKAVEAAGTLLKNSSASAVKLEGAEPETLLVIKRLIRTGIPVMGHLGLTPQSVHQLGYKSQARDKDSQEKIFKDSKMLQESGCFAIVLEHIPGEIASQLKNHLDIPVIGIGAGCNCDGQVRVTADILGLSISQPPFAKPFLAGRELCIDALKEWINSTNPDQANPTTKTFESKSDC; from the coding sequence ATGCAAACCACAGAATTGGTTCGTTTTAAAAAGTTTGGTAAACAGATAATCGTATTAACTGCTTGGGATGCTATTTCATCCTCAATAGTAGAGGCCGCAGGAGCTGATGTTGTTTTAGTAGGAGATTCACTTGGAATGGTTGTCTTAGGACACGCAACGACACTTCCAGTAACACTTGATCAAATACTTCACCACACACAGGCTGTATGTAGAGGCTTTTCTAAACCTCTTTCCGAACAACCATTAGTAGTTTGTGATCTCCCTTTTTTAAGTTATCAATGTGGCGAAGACAAGGCTGTTGAAGCTGCTGGAACTCTCCTGAAAAATTCATCTGCTTCAGCAGTGAAACTTGAAGGAGCTGAACCTGAGACTTTATTAGTAATTAAAAGACTTATTAGAACTGGAATCCCTGTAATGGGTCATCTTGGCCTAACTCCTCAATCAGTTCATCAACTTGGATATAAATCACAAGCCAGGGACAAAGACAGTCAAGAAAAAATTTTCAAAGATTCAAAAATGCTTCAAGAATCAGGATGTTTTGCAATAGTTCTTGAACATATCCCAGGAGAAATTGCCAGCCAATTAAAGAATCATTTAGACATTCCCGTAATTGGCATTGGAGCAGGCTGTAATTGTGATGGGCAGGTAAGAGTTACAGCTGATATTCTTGGCCTTTCAATTTCACAGCCTCCTTTTGCAAAACCTTTCCTAGCAGGACGAGAACTTTGCATCGATGCCTTAAAAGAATGGATTAATTCTACTAATCCAGATCAAGCGAATCCCACCACAAAAACATTTGAATCAAAATCTGATTGCTAA